Within the Mumia flava genome, the region AGACGACGTACGGCCCGGCCGCCCCGACCTCCGTTCCGGACCCGGCCCACGGATCGGCGAACCAGACCGGGTCGCGCGGGTCACGGGCACGCCACGTCCCGGTCACCCTCAGCGTGCGCTCGCCCAGCCGGACGACCTCGCCCGCGCCGACGCCCAGGCGCCGGGCCGCGGACTCCGGCAGCGTCGTCTCGTCGTCCGTGCTCGCCCACCGTCCGGACTCGAGATCGGCCCGGGTGCCCAGGTCGGGCAGGTCGGCCGCGAACACAGCCCGCCCGTCGGCCACGAACGCGTCGCTGACCTCCGAACGGGTGGCACGCAACCCCGCCCGTACGGCGGTCGTCGCGACCGCGTCGCCGGCGGCGACCTGGTCGACGAGGTCGCTGGGCGCCTCGACCCGGACGGCGGCGTCGCGCGGGGGCTCGGCGCGCAGCGCGGTCGCGACGGCGCGGTCGCTGCGCTCGCTGCCGAGGGCGGCCAGGCCACCGGCGACCGCGGTCAGCGCGGCTGCCGTGACGGCGACGGCGAGGAGCAGCCAGGCGTGGGCTCGGGCGCGTCTCCAGCCCAGTCCCCACGACCCCACCGGTCCTCCTCTCGGCCGGCGGTCAGTCTAGGTGCTCGCGAGGTCGCCCCTCGACCGGGAAGGACGGATCAGTCGGCGGCGGCGCCGGCCCCCTCCCTGAGGCGCAGGACGACGCCGAGCCGCTCGGCGAGAGCGTCGACGGTCGTCCCGTAGGTCTCGCGGACGACCACCCCGTCGGAGCCGACGTCGAAGACGCCGAGGTCGGCGTAGACCCGGCTGACGCAGCCCAGGCCCGTCGCCGGGTAGGTGAGCCGCTCGACGAGCTTGCTCGAGCCGTCCTTCGCGAACAGCGTCATCATCACGAAGACGTCCTTCGCGCCGACGGCGAGGTCCATGGCGCCACCGACGGCCGGGATCGCGTCGGGCGCGCCGGTGTGCCAGTTCGCGAGGTCGCCGTCCTGCGAGACCTGGAACGCCCCGAGCACGCAGACGTCGAGGTGGCCGCCGCGCATCATCGCGAACGAATCGGCGTGGTGGAAGTACGACGCCCCGGGCAGCTCGGTCACCGGAACCTTGCCGGCGTTGATCAGGTCCGGGTCGACGTCGTCGCCGTGGGCAGCGGGACCCATCCCGAGCATCCCGTTCTCGGTGTGCAGGACGACGCCCGATCCCGCCGCGAGGTGGTCGGCGACCTTCGTCGGCTGACCGATGCCCAGGTTGACGTACGCGCCGTCGGGGATGTCCCGCGCGACCAGGGCGGCCATCTCGTCCCGGCTGAGCGGTCCGCGGTCGGCGTGCTCGGCCGTACGGGTCTCGGCGTCGGTCGTGGTCATCCTGCGGCTCCTTCCCGAGCGGCGATCCGCTGCTCGGCACCGACGGCGACGACGCGGGAGACGAAGATGCCGGGGGTGACGACGGCCTCGGGGTCGATCCCGCCGACCTCGACCACGTCGTCGACCTCGACGATCGTGGTCGCCGCCGCGGTGGCCATCACGGGACCGAAGTTGCGGGCCGTCTTGTGGTACACGACGTTGCCGGCCCCGTCGGCCCTGCGGGCGGCGACCAGCGCGACGTCGCCGCGCAGCGGGTACTCCAGCACGTGGTCGCGCCCGTCGATC harbors:
- a CDS encoding 3-oxoacid CoA-transferase subunit B translates to MTTTDAETRTAEHADRGPLSRDEMAALVARDIPDGAYVNLGIGQPTKVADHLAAGSGVVLHTENGMLGMGPAAHGDDVDPDLINAGKVPVTELPGASYFHHADSFAMMRGGHLDVCVLGAFQVSQDGDLANWHTGAPDAIPAVGGAMDLAVGAKDVFVMMTLFAKDGSSKLVERLTYPATGLGCVSRVYADLGVFDVGSDGVVVRETYGTTVDALAERLGVVLRLREGAGAAAD